GCCCACGACAGCGAACCGGTTGACGGTCGCCCGCTCAGCCTTCAGGATGGTCCCAGCATCCGACGCGGAGGTTTCCCGATGAGCCGGAGGTCCGCACCCCTGTTCGGCGACGACGACGGATGGCCGTACCCCGACGGCACCGACGACCGGGCCGACACCGAGGAGGTCGACCTCGACGTTCTCGAGCTGCGTGCCGACCCCCACGCCTTCGACGCCCTCACCGACGAGGAGACGCGCGTCGTGCGCGAGCGCTTCGGGCTCGACGGCACCGAGCCGCGCTCGATGAAGGAGCTCGCGCACGCCATGGATCGCACGCACGCAGAGATCCGGGAGCTCCTGGGCAACGGGCTCGAGAAACTGCG
This Acidimicrobiia bacterium DNA region includes the following protein-coding sequences:
- a CDS encoding sigma factor-like helix-turn-helix DNA-binding protein, translating into MSRRSAPLFGDDDGWPYPDGTDDRADTEEVDLDVLELRADPHAFDALTDEETRVVRERFGLDGTEPRSMKELAHAMDRTHAEIRELLGNGLEKLRDRITTP